One window from the genome of Bacteroidales bacterium encodes:
- a CDS encoding DUF2520 domain-containing protein: protein MNSIQRLIIIGSGNVATHMAMALKKAGLNICGIYSRTFENAQILAKKLNVNAFKSVAEIPLDADAYLLSVSDSALPEILKELPSFDGILMHTSGSVGLDIFSKDIKRKAVFYPLQTFSKAKQVDFSKVPILLESEDDSVLKVLQDLAEKISKTVKVIDSEQRKQLHLAAVFACNFSNYMFHISEALLKENNLDLELLKPLLSETIEKLNTLSPAEAQTGPAIRGDNKTMDEHLEMLKNKAEYQDIYRLISNQIQKLKSTK, encoded by the coding sequence ATGAATTCAATTCAGCGACTAATAATTATTGGGTCTGGAAATGTAGCTACACATATGGCTATGGCTTTAAAAAAAGCAGGACTTAATATTTGTGGTATTTACAGTCGGACATTTGAAAATGCTCAAATACTTGCTAAAAAGCTAAATGTAAATGCTTTTAAGTCAGTTGCTGAAATTCCTCTTGATGCCGATGCTTATCTCCTGTCTGTTTCTGATTCGGCTTTGCCTGAAATTTTAAAAGAGCTGCCTTCTTTTGATGGAATTTTGATGCATACTTCAGGTAGTGTAGGTCTTGATATTTTTTCTAAAGATATAAAAAGAAAAGCTGTTTTCTATCCTTTACAAACCTTTTCAAAAGCAAAGCAAGTCGATTTTTCAAAAGTTCCAATACTTCTTGAGAGTGAGGATGATAGTGTTTTAAAAGTACTTCAGGATTTAGCTGAAAAGATAAGTAAGACAGTAAAAGTAATTGATTCTGAGCAAAGAAAACAACTACATCTTGCTGCTGTTTTTGCTTGTAACTTCTCTAATTATATGTTTCATATTTCAGAAGCTTTACTAAAAGAAAATAATTTAGATTTAGAACTTTTAAAACCACTTCTTAGTGAAACTATTGAAAAACTGAATACGCTTTCTCCTGCAGAAGCGCAAACAGGGCCTGCTATTCGAGGCGATAACAAAACAATGGATGAGCATTTAGAAATGTTAAAGAATAAGGCAGAGTATCAAGATATTTATAGGCTTATCAGCAATCAAATACAGAAATTAAAATCTACAAAATGA